Proteins encoded in a region of the Planococcus citri chromosome 1, ihPlaCitr1.1, whole genome shotgun sequence genome:
- the LOC135831748 gene encoding uncharacterized protein LOC135831748 — protein MSNLYCKIIILTIYAITTNGYKIPRQTGPIPIPPHNNAAFEYKGPVFVIQETNGTNDLPFIGFIVNGGIEVVRPNIKGLVIQNATSTANTNEPTSEFQEDPDYFAVYLTPENVAYAQFSRTSQITIPLTVLLAAISNNMPRIMVLRKQNHFEYFSTLSTNPRPIVTVPVQIPPQRRRHQRDIGSEHGRLVLGDKNYNMLYTAGEKVNVHAFCTSIVQELVFINEMLQRANNNDPELDMFDLKVDKNATKVDKGIVVEEYAIGTEYKVNKKTA, from the exons ATGTCTAACTTATACtgtaaaattattatattaACAATTTATGCGATAACGACAAACGGTTATAAAATTCCTCGCCAAACTGGTCCTATTCCTATACCAC CTCATAATAATGCCGCGTTCGAATATAAAGGTCCTGTATTTGTTATTCAAGAAACAAACGGTACAAACGACCTGCCATTCATCGGATTCATAGTCAATGGTGGAATCGAGGTTGTTCGGCCCAATATTAAAGGTCTCGTAATTCAAAATGCAACTTCTACCGCCAACACCAACGAGCCCACATCCGAATTCCAGGAAGACCCAGACTACTTCGCCGTGTACCTAACTCCAGAAAACGTAGCTTACGCTCAATTTTCACGAACCAGTCAAATTACCATTCCATTGACTGTATTGCTAGCCGCTATTTCGAATAATATGCCGCGAATAATGGTGTtaagaaaacaaaatcatttcgaGTATTTTAGTACTCTGTCAACGAACCCGAGACCG ATAGTAACAGTTCCAGTACAAATACCACCGCAGCGAAGACGACACCAGAGAGATATTGGTTCGGAACATGGTCGTCTAGTTTTGGGTGATAAGAATTACAACATGTTGTATACGGCGGGAGAGAAGGTAAACGTGCATGCTTTTTGCACGTCGATCGTTCAAGAATTGGTGTTTATAAATGAAATGTTACAACGAGCCAACAATAACGACCCAGAGTTGGATATGTTCGATttgaaagttgacaaaaatgcGACTAAAGTGGATAAAGGTATCGTCGTAGAAGAATATGCCATCGGAACTGAATACAAGGTTAATAAGAAAACCGcttaa